A window from Haloarchaeobius amylolyticus encodes these proteins:
- a CDS encoding Zn-dependent hydrolase — protein MEVSEARLRRDIESNAEFGAVQVEAGNARTVLSGTAADRAAREYFVERCRDAGMAVSVDAVGNVVGRWVPEGADPDADAVAAGSHLDSVPEGGIFDGPLGVYAALEAVRAMQAADLDLARPIEVVNLTEEEGQRFGGGLVGSAVAAGDMTVEEAHDLSDDGQTLHEALDDIGFLGEGTVDASEWDSWLELHIEQGTRLEDAGMAAGIVTSITGLSRCAIEVSGEANHAGTTPMGTRTDALAAASEFVLDVEDAANEVVAVDSSSAVGTVGKVGVGPNAPNVIPGRVDLSLDVRDVDPDAIETIVDRARASLARIEDERDVEASFERPWHRDPVPMSDRVRDAFCAASEDAGVAVTAMHSGAAHDTMNIAQVTDAGLLFAPSRDGISHNPAEWTDWEDCAAATRVLAGAIAELASD, from the coding sequence ATGGAGGTCAGCGAGGCACGGCTACGGAGAGACATCGAATCGAACGCCGAGTTCGGCGCGGTCCAGGTCGAGGCAGGGAACGCCCGGACCGTCCTCTCGGGGACGGCGGCGGACCGGGCCGCCCGGGAGTACTTCGTCGAACGCTGTCGCGACGCCGGGATGGCCGTCAGCGTCGACGCGGTCGGCAACGTCGTGGGCCGGTGGGTACCCGAGGGCGCCGACCCCGACGCCGACGCGGTCGCCGCGGGGAGCCACCTAGATTCCGTCCCCGAGGGCGGTATCTTCGACGGGCCACTGGGGGTGTACGCGGCGCTCGAGGCGGTCCGGGCGATGCAGGCCGCCGATCTCGACCTCGCCCGACCCATCGAGGTGGTGAACCTCACCGAGGAGGAGGGCCAGCGCTTCGGGGGTGGGCTGGTCGGCTCGGCGGTCGCCGCGGGGGACATGACCGTCGAGGAGGCCCACGACCTCTCGGACGACGGCCAGACGCTGCACGAGGCGCTCGACGACATCGGCTTCCTCGGTGAGGGTACCGTCGACGCCAGCGAGTGGGATTCCTGGCTCGAACTCCACATCGAGCAGGGCACCCGGCTCGAGGACGCCGGGATGGCCGCCGGCATCGTCACGAGCATCACCGGCCTCTCGCGCTGTGCCATCGAGGTCTCGGGCGAGGCGAACCACGCCGGCACGACCCCGATGGGCACCCGGACCGACGCCCTCGCCGCCGCCAGCGAGTTCGTCCTCGACGTGGAGGACGCCGCGAACGAGGTCGTCGCCGTCGACTCCTCGTCGGCGGTGGGTACCGTCGGCAAGGTGGGCGTCGGCCCGAACGCGCCGAACGTCATCCCCGGCCGGGTCGACCTGAGCCTGGACGTCCGGGACGTCGACCCCGACGCCATCGAGACCATCGTCGACCGGGCCCGGGCCAGCCTCGCCCGCATCGAGGACGAACGCGACGTCGAGGCGAGCTTCGAACGACCGTGGCACCGCGACCCCGTCCCGATGAGCGACCGGGTCCGGGACGCCTTCTGTGCCGCCAGCGAGGACGCCGGGGTCGCCGTGACCGCGATGCACTCCGGCGCCGCCCACGACACCATGAACATCGCCCAGGTGACCGACGCCGGCCTCCTCTTTGCCCCCTCCCGGGACGGCATCTCCCACAACCCCGCCGAGTGGACCGACTGGGAGGACTGTGCCGCCGCGACCCGCGTCCTCGCCGGTGCCATCGCGGAGCTCGCCAGCGACTGA
- a CDS encoding IclR family transcriptional regulator, with product MAGRANTGDEPSRTLKTVSRACDIIRVLEELDGAGVTELADHLDMSKSAVYSHLSTLREEHFVVKEGDTYSLGLQFLLLGEFVRNQHLLYDHGKEEIEKLADETGEYAHLATEQHGLGVNLYKVQGEKAVGRDYQTNKLQKPDYLHFSATGKSILAHLGEERVRGIIDEYGLSAKTEHTITDPDELFAELERVREQGYATNQEEEIKGLQAIGAPILDKDDTVLGSVSVSGPVNRMQEPAYHERIVDAVTSTANIIEVNINMADTDTELPDFN from the coding sequence ATGGCAGGGCGTGCGAACACCGGTGACGAGCCGTCCAGGACGTTGAAGACAGTGTCGCGTGCGTGTGACATCATCCGGGTCCTCGAGGAACTCGATGGGGCCGGCGTGACCGAACTCGCCGACCACCTCGACATGTCCAAGAGCGCGGTGTACAGTCACCTCTCCACACTGCGAGAGGAGCACTTCGTCGTGAAGGAAGGCGACACCTACAGCCTCGGCCTGCAGTTCCTCCTGCTGGGCGAGTTCGTCCGGAACCAGCACCTCCTCTACGACCACGGGAAGGAGGAGATCGAGAAACTGGCCGACGAGACCGGCGAGTACGCCCACCTCGCGACCGAACAGCACGGCCTCGGGGTGAACCTCTACAAGGTGCAGGGCGAGAAGGCGGTCGGCCGGGACTACCAGACCAACAAGCTCCAGAAGCCCGACTACCTCCACTTCTCGGCGACCGGCAAGTCCATCCTCGCCCACCTCGGCGAGGAGCGGGTCCGGGGCATCATCGACGAGTACGGGCTCTCCGCGAAGACCGAACACACCATCACGGACCCGGACGAGCTGTTCGCAGAACTCGAACGGGTGCGCGAGCAGGGCTACGCGACCAACCAGGAGGAGGAGATCAAGGGACTGCAGGCCATCGGCGCGCCCATCCTCGACAAGGACGACACCGTCCTCGGGTCGGTGTCGGTGTCCGGGCCGGTCAACCGGATGCAAGAACCCGCCTACCACGAGCGCATCGTCGACGCCGTCACGAGCACGGCCAACATCATAGAGGTCAACATCAATATGGCCGATACGGACACCGAACTGCCCGATTTCAACTGA
- a CDS encoding PRC-barrel domain containing protein has protein sequence MSTTTLTEDAEGKTVVKDGDAVGIVAEVKNGTAYVKPNPDITDKLYVKLGWSERGEDTYPLQEEAIDTVTDDEIQLKKTL, from the coding sequence ATGTCAACGACCACACTCACCGAGGATGCGGAAGGAAAGACCGTCGTCAAGGACGGCGACGCCGTCGGTATCGTCGCCGAGGTAAAGAACGGCACCGCGTACGTGAAGCCGAACCCGGACATCACTGACAAACTGTACGTCAAACTCGGGTGGAGCGAGCGCGGTGAGGACACCTACCCGCTCCAGGAGGAGGCCATCGACACCGTCACCGACGACGAGATCCAGCTGAAGAAGACCCTGTAA